In the Pseudomonas orientalis genome, one interval contains:
- the fur gene encoding ferric iron uptake transcriptional regulator — MVENSELRKAGLKVTLPRVKILQMLDSAEQRHMSAEDVYKALMESNEDVGLATVYRVLTQFEAAGLVVRHNFDGGHAVFELADGGHHDHMVDLDTNEVIEFTSPEIEALQHKIAEEHGFDLVDHNLVLYIRKKK; from the coding sequence ATGGTTGAAAATAGCGAACTACGCAAAGCCGGTCTCAAAGTGACTCTGCCCCGAGTCAAGATTCTACAAATGCTCGATTCTGCTGAGCAGCGCCACATGAGTGCCGAGGACGTTTACAAGGCGCTGATGGAGTCTAATGAGGACGTCGGCCTGGCCACGGTTTACCGTGTCCTGACCCAGTTTGAAGCCGCAGGGCTGGTGGTTCGTCATAATTTCGACGGCGGTCATGCAGTGTTTGAATTGGCCGACGGCGGGCACCACGACCATATGGTTGACCTGGATACCAATGAGGTTATCGAGTTCACCAGCCCTGAGATCGAAGCGCTGCAGCATAAGATCGCTGAGGAGCATGGCTTCGATTTGGTCGACCATAATCTGGTGCTGTACATCCGTAAGAAAAAGTAA
- a CDS encoding type II toxin-antitoxin system RatA family toxin: MTTHIQRSALLPYPAQALYDLVNDVARYPEFLPWCSTAEVLESGDAYMVASVGVAKGGLSQHFVTRNVLVPGKSIEMNLQEGPFTQLHGVWVFKALTDKACKISLDLSFDYAGPIIRATLGPLFNQAANTLVDAFCERAKQLHG, encoded by the coding sequence ATGACGACGCATATTCAACGTTCGGCCCTGCTGCCATACCCCGCGCAGGCGCTCTATGACCTGGTCAACGACGTGGCGCGTTACCCGGAATTTTTGCCGTGGTGCTCCACTGCCGAGGTTTTGGAGAGTGGTGACGCGTACATGGTTGCCAGCGTCGGCGTAGCCAAGGGTGGACTTAGCCAGCATTTTGTTACGCGCAATGTGCTGGTGCCTGGAAAATCCATCGAGATGAATTTGCAGGAAGGGCCGTTCACCCAGTTGCATGGAGTCTGGGTATTCAAGGCGCTGACGGACAAGGCCTGCAAGATCAGCCTGGATTTATCCTTCGACTACGCAGGACCGATTATCAGGGCGACATTAGGGCCTTTGTTCAATCAGGCGGCGAATACGCTGGTGGATGCGTTCTGTGAGCGGGCCAAGCAACTGCATGGTTGA
- the recN gene encoding DNA repair protein RecN: MLVHLSVHNYAIVEHLDLELDRGMSVITGETGAGKSIMLDALGLTLGDRADSGVVRPGADKADILATFDLADIPEAEAWLAERDLNNEGPCILRRVITAEGRSRGYINGTPCPLGDLKALGELLIDIHSQHEHQSLLKTDTHRRLLDEYAGATELARQVHLAAQRWRQTRQELERLSNSGDEQRARHQLLSYQLEELESLGLGENELEQLEQEHKNLTNAETLLGICRQVIEQCSESDSGNVLNALTASLNRLSSVNNASGSLSEATTLLTSAQIQVEEAVGELNRFLDHFDADPARLQEIEERLDTIYTLARKHRIQPTEVAAMQQKLLDEIETLNANDESIERLGEELASFARHYQEKACELSDLRQQAATRLAGAVEQEIQRLGMPGGRFTIQLHANTSHELQPHGLEQVELLVSANPGQPLKALAKVASGGELSRISLAIQVITAQTSRVPTLVFDEVDVGIGGPTAEIVGQLLRRLGDRGQVLTVTHLPQVAAQGHQHLFVHKVRGSDATRTAVSKLNKSERVEEVARMLGGIDLTKESLAHAKKMVVAAKA; this comes from the coding sequence ATGCTCGTGCACCTGTCCGTACATAACTACGCCATCGTTGAACATCTGGATCTCGAACTGGATCGCGGCATGAGCGTAATCACAGGCGAGACCGGCGCCGGCAAGTCGATCATGCTCGACGCCCTGGGCCTGACACTTGGGGACCGCGCCGACAGTGGCGTGGTACGCCCCGGCGCCGACAAGGCCGATATCCTGGCCACCTTCGACCTGGCGGATATTCCCGAGGCCGAGGCCTGGCTGGCCGAGCGCGACCTCAATAACGAGGGCCCGTGCATTCTGCGCCGGGTGATCACCGCCGAAGGACGCTCACGCGGCTACATCAACGGCACACCCTGCCCCCTTGGCGACTTGAAAGCCCTGGGTGAACTGCTGATTGATATCCACAGCCAGCATGAGCATCAGTCCCTGCTGAAAACCGATACCCATCGCCGTCTGCTCGATGAGTACGCCGGTGCCACCGAACTTGCCCGCCAGGTTCACCTTGCCGCCCAACGCTGGCGCCAGACGCGCCAGGAACTGGAACGCCTTTCCAACTCCGGCGACGAGCAACGCGCTCGCCACCAATTGCTCAGCTATCAACTCGAAGAACTTGAAAGCCTGGGCCTGGGCGAAAACGAACTCGAGCAGCTTGAACAGGAACACAAGAACCTGACCAACGCCGAGACGTTGCTGGGTATCTGTCGCCAGGTGATCGAGCAATGCAGCGAAAGTGATTCCGGCAATGTGCTTAACGCGCTGACAGCGAGCCTCAATCGCCTGTCCAGCGTGAATAACGCGTCCGGCTCACTGAGTGAAGCCACTACCCTGCTGACCAGCGCGCAGATCCAGGTAGAAGAAGCGGTGGGTGAGCTGAACCGCTTCCTGGATCATTTCGATGCCGACCCGGCGCGCCTGCAGGAAATAGAGGAGCGCCTGGACACCATCTACACCCTGGCGCGCAAACATCGCATCCAGCCAACCGAAGTGGCGGCAATGCAGCAAAAGCTGCTGGATGAAATCGAAACCCTGAACGCGAACGACGAGTCCATTGAGCGCCTCGGCGAAGAACTCGCCTCCTTCGCCCGTCATTATCAGGAAAAGGCTTGTGAGCTGAGCGACCTTCGCCAGCAGGCCGCTACCCGCCTGGCCGGTGCGGTGGAGCAGGAAATTCAGCGCCTGGGCATGCCCGGTGGCCGCTTCACTATCCAGTTGCACGCCAATACCAGCCACGAGCTGCAACCTCACGGACTGGAACAGGTGGAGCTGCTGGTCAGCGCCAACCCGGGGCAACCGCTCAAAGCCCTGGCAAAAGTCGCCTCCGGCGGCGAGCTTTCACGGATCAGCCTGGCGATTCAGGTCATTACTGCGCAAACCTCGCGTGTACCGACTCTGGTATTCGATGAAGTGGACGTAGGCATTGGCGGGCCGACCGCCGAGATTGTTGGTCAGTTGTTGCGACGCCTGGGCGATCGGGGCCAGGTACTGACGGTGACCCACTTACCGCAAGTGGCAGCTCAGGGGCATCAGCACTTGTTCGTGCACAAGGTGCGCGGCAGCGATGCGACGCGCACGGCAGTGTCCAAGCTGAACAAGTCGGAGCGCGTGGAAGAAGTGGCGCGGATGCTGGGCGGTATTGATTTGACCAAAGAGTCCCTGGCGCATGCGAAGAAGATGGTCGTAGCGGCGAAGGCCTGA
- the tnpB gene encoding IS66 family insertion sequence element accessory protein TnpB (TnpB, as the term is used for proteins encoded by IS66 family insertion elements, is considered an accessory protein, since TnpC, encoded by a neighboring gene, is a DDE family transposase.), translated as MISPPAGTRIWIAAGVTDMLRGFDGLAALVQTQLEADPFCGQIFAFRGRRGDRIKLLWWDGDGLCLFCKRLEQGRFVWPQATRGSVSLTAAQLSMLLEGIDWRRPIRTAPVLAV; from the coding sequence ATGATTTCTCCTCCCGCTGGAACCCGTATCTGGATCGCCGCCGGCGTCACCGATATGCTCCGAGGCTTCGACGGATTGGCAGCATTGGTACAGACACAGCTGGAAGCCGATCCCTTCTGCGGCCAGATCTTTGCCTTTCGCGGACGACGCGGTGATCGGATCAAGTTGCTGTGGTGGGACGGCGACGGTTTGTGCCTGTTCTGCAAACGCCTGGAACAAGGTCGCTTCGTCTGGCCGCAAGCAACCCGCGGCAGCGTGTCGCTGACGGCGGCGCAGTTATCGATGCTGTTGGAAGGCATTGATTGGCGCAGGCCAATTCGTACAGCACCTGTCCTAGCGGTCTGA
- the smpB gene encoding SsrA-binding protein SmpB, translating to MAKQKKHPTGTIAQNKKARHDYFIEHRFEAGLVLAGWEVKSLRASKLQLVDSYVLLKDGEAWLLGSHITPLTTASTHVIADPVRTRKLLLNARELEKLAAAVQQKGYACICLSWYWSKHLVKCEIALGKGKKEYDKRDTERERDSNRELHRAVRNKGKED from the coding sequence ATGGCTAAACAAAAGAAACACCCCACAGGGACCATCGCGCAAAATAAAAAAGCGCGACACGATTACTTCATCGAACATCGGTTCGAGGCTGGTCTGGTCCTGGCCGGCTGGGAAGTAAAAAGTCTGCGTGCCAGCAAGCTGCAGCTGGTCGACAGCTATGTGCTGCTCAAGGATGGCGAGGCGTGGCTGCTGGGCAGTCATATCACCCCGCTGACCACCGCGAGCACCCACGTGATTGCCGACCCGGTGCGCACGCGCAAGCTGCTGCTCAATGCCCGCGAGCTGGAAAAACTCGCTGCGGCAGTGCAACAGAAAGGCTACGCGTGCATCTGCTTGTCCTGGTACTGGAGCAAGCATCTGGTCAAGTGCGAAATTGCGCTGGGCAAAGGCAAGAAGGAATACGACAAACGCGATACCGAACGCGAGCGCGACTCCAATCGCGAATTGCATCGCGCTGTGCGTAACAAGGGCAAGGAAGACTAA
- a CDS encoding lactate permease LctP family transporter, whose protein sequence is MQTWQQLYSPLGSLGVSALAAVIPIVFFFLALAVFRLKGHVAGSITLALSILVAIFAFQMPVDMALAAAGYGFAYGLWPIAWIIVAAVFLYKLTVKSGQFEVIRSSVLSITDDQRLQVLLIGFCFGAFLEGAAGFGAPVAITAALLVGLGFNPLYAAGLCLIANTAPVAFGALGIPIIVAGQVTGIDAFKIGAMTGRQLPLLSLFVPFWLVFMMDGLRGVRETWPAALVAGLSFAVTQYFTSNFIGPELPDITSALASLIALTLFLKVWQPKRSAGAQIAGATSGTAVTASAGGFGLPRNTIVSPYSLGQIFKAWSPFLILTVLVTIWTLKPFKAMFAAGGSMYSWVFNFAIPHLDQLVIKVAPIVTTPTALPAVFKLDPISATGTAIFFSALISMAVLKIDLKTGLTTLKETFYELRWPILSIGMVLAFAFVTNYSGMSSTMALVLAGTGAAFPFFSPFLGWLGVFLTGSDTSSNALFSSLQATTAHQIGVNDTLLVAANTSGGVTGKMISPQSIAVACAATGLVGKESDLFRFTLKHSLFFATIVGLITLAQAYWFTGMLVH, encoded by the coding sequence ATGCAAACCTGGCAACAGCTCTACAGCCCACTCGGCAGTCTCGGCGTGTCCGCACTGGCCGCCGTTATCCCCATCGTATTTTTCTTCCTGGCCCTGGCTGTATTCCGCCTTAAGGGCCACGTGGCCGGCAGCATTACCCTCGCGCTGTCGATCCTCGTGGCCATCTTCGCCTTCCAGATGCCGGTGGACATGGCCCTGGCCGCCGCCGGCTACGGCTTCGCCTATGGTTTGTGGCCGATTGCGTGGATCATCGTGGCGGCGGTATTTCTCTACAAGTTGACGGTCAAGAGCGGTCAGTTCGAGGTAATCCGCAGCTCGGTCCTGTCGATTACCGACGACCAGCGCTTGCAGGTACTGCTGATCGGCTTCTGCTTCGGAGCGTTCCTCGAAGGGGCGGCCGGTTTCGGCGCACCCGTGGCCATTACCGCCGCGCTGTTGGTCGGCCTGGGTTTCAACCCGCTCTACGCGGCCGGCCTGTGCCTGATTGCCAACACCGCCCCGGTCGCCTTTGGTGCGCTGGGTATCCCCATCATTGTGGCAGGCCAGGTCACCGGCATCGACGCCTTCAAGATCGGCGCCATGACCGGCCGCCAACTGCCCCTGTTGTCGCTGTTCGTGCCGTTCTGGCTGGTGTTCATGATGGACGGCCTGCGCGGCGTCCGCGAAACCTGGCCGGCAGCCCTGGTGGCGGGCCTGAGCTTTGCCGTCACCCAGTACTTCACATCCAACTTCATCGGCCCGGAACTGCCCGACATCACCTCGGCACTGGCCAGCCTGATTGCCCTGACCTTGTTCCTCAAAGTCTGGCAACCCAAGCGCAGCGCCGGCGCGCAGATTGCCGGCGCCACCTCGGGCACGGCGGTTACCGCCAGCGCCGGCGGCTTCGGCTTGCCCCGCAACACGATTGTTTCGCCGTACAGCCTGGGGCAGATTTTCAAGGCATGGTCGCCCTTCCTGATCCTCACCGTGCTGGTGACCATCTGGACCCTCAAGCCCTTCAAGGCAATGTTCGCCGCGGGCGGCTCGATGTACAGCTGGGTGTTCAATTTCGCGATCCCGCACCTGGACCAACTGGTGATCAAAGTCGCGCCGATCGTCACCACCCCCACCGCCCTACCGGCCGTGTTCAAGCTGGACCCGATTTCAGCAACCGGCACCGCGATTTTCTTCTCCGCGCTGATCTCGATGGCGGTCCTGAAAATAGACCTCAAGACTGGTCTTACCACTTTAAAAGAGACCTTCTACGAGCTACGCTGGCCGATCCTGTCCATCGGCATGGTGCTGGCCTTCGCCTTTGTTACCAACTACTCGGGCATGTCCTCGACCATGGCGCTGGTGCTGGCCGGCACCGGCGCGGCCTTCCCGTTTTTCTCACCGTTCCTCGGCTGGCTCGGCGTTTTCCTGACAGGCTCGGACACCTCGTCCAATGCACTGTTCAGCTCGTTGCAAGCCACCACCGCCCACCAGATCGGCGTCAACGACACTTTGCTGGTGGCGGCGAATACCAGTGGCGGCGTGACCGGCAAAATGATTTCGCCGCAATCGATCGCCGTGGCCTGTGCCGCGACCGGCTTGGTCGGCAAGGAATCCGACCTGTTCCGCTTTACCCTTAAACACAGCCTGTTCTTCGCCACGATCGTCGGGCTGATCACCCTGGCACAGGCGTATTGGTTCACCGGTATGCTGGTGCACTGA
- a CDS encoding transposase, whose translation MDVNPSKRPFERNRPISTHSLPFSKLAKIVDTISSGHHLGYSSRSSLRSPPEFPSVFKRKVVEASYQPGASVSMIVREHYVNANIVFRWRQQYQDGAFGPVGVSATFLSVEVIKAPIDLPSAAALPQKSHSGIVIEAGKATLRITGSPDPQTLQQLLR comes from the coding sequence ATGGATGTGAACCCTTCAAAGCGCCCCTTTGAGCGTAACCGTCCGATCAGCACCCACTCCTTACCGTTCTCCAAATTAGCCAAGATAGTGGACACCATTTCTAGTGGGCACCATCTTGGATATAGCTCCCGTTCGTCGCTCCGGTCGCCGCCCGAATTTCCATCCGTATTCAAGCGCAAAGTCGTCGAAGCCTCATATCAACCCGGCGCCTCAGTGTCGATGATCGTTCGCGAGCATTACGTCAATGCCAACATAGTTTTTCGTTGGCGGCAGCAATATCAGGACGGCGCATTCGGCCCGGTCGGTGTGAGCGCAACGTTCTTGTCAGTCGAGGTGATCAAAGCACCTATCGACTTGCCGTCAGCAGCGGCGCTGCCGCAAAAATCCCATTCCGGGATCGTGATAGAAGCAGGAAAAGCCACGCTACGCATCACCGGCTCCCCTGACCCGCAGACCTTGCAGCAGTTGCTGCGATGA
- a CDS encoding GntR family transcriptional regulator produces MGFDQVRQRRLSDDIVEQLESMILEGTLKSGERLPAERALAEQFGVSRPSLREAIQKLAAKGLLVSRQGGGNYVVESLGSTFSDPLLHLLENNPEAQRDLLEFRQTLEASCAYYAALRATEVDRERLTAAFEALQDCYARVDEVSRVEEGAADARFHLAIAEASHNAVLLHTIRGLFDLLKRNVVTNIGGMYQQRTETRDMLISQHRDLYLAIIEGRAEQAREISTRHLLYVQEVLEEVRQEVQRVARAERRKGM; encoded by the coding sequence ATGGGGTTTGATCAGGTGCGTCAGCGCCGTTTGTCTGACGATATCGTCGAGCAGCTCGAGAGCATGATCCTCGAGGGCACGCTCAAGTCGGGCGAGCGCTTGCCGGCCGAGCGCGCATTGGCTGAACAGTTTGGCGTATCGCGCCCGTCGCTGCGCGAAGCCATCCAGAAGCTGGCGGCCAAAGGGTTGTTGGTCAGTCGTCAGGGTGGCGGCAACTATGTGGTGGAATCCCTGGGGTCGACCTTCAGCGACCCTCTTTTGCATCTGCTGGAAAACAATCCGGAAGCGCAGCGGGATCTGTTGGAGTTTCGCCAGACGCTTGAGGCTTCCTGTGCTTATTACGCGGCGTTACGCGCAACCGAAGTGGACCGTGAACGGCTGACGGCGGCGTTCGAAGCGTTGCAGGATTGCTATGCGCGGGTCGATGAGGTGAGTCGAGTGGAGGAGGGCGCGGCCGATGCGCGGTTTCACCTGGCTATTGCCGAAGCCAGTCATAACGCCGTGTTGCTGCACACCATTCGCGGGTTGTTTGATCTGCTCAAGCGCAACGTGGTGACAAACATTGGCGGCATGTATCAGCAGCGCACCGAGACCCGCGACATGCTGATCAGCCAGCATCGCGATCTGTACCTGGCCATTATTGAAGGGCGGGCCGAGCAGGCGCGGGAGATTTCAACACGTCACCTGCTGTATGTGCAGGAAGTGCTGGAGGAGGTTCGTCAGGAGGTTCAGCGCGTAGCCCGGGCGGAGCGACGGAAAGGCATGTAG
- a CDS encoding RnfH family protein, producing MVDIEVVYAAVDRQVLLALTVPMGTSLREAVRMSGIAEQFAQPALAECPLGIFGKVVADADVRVVQPGDRIEIYRPLLADPKEVRRQRAAKAAKARQQG from the coding sequence ATGGTTGATATTGAAGTGGTGTATGCCGCCGTTGATCGCCAGGTTTTACTGGCGCTAACGGTCCCGATGGGCACGAGTCTGAGGGAGGCGGTGCGCATGTCGGGGATTGCTGAGCAGTTTGCGCAGCCGGCGCTGGCCGAATGCCCGTTGGGGATTTTCGGAAAGGTGGTTGCGGACGCTGATGTGCGTGTCGTCCAGCCGGGTGATCGAATTGAGATCTACCGGCCGTTGCTGGCAGATCCCAAGGAAGTGCGCAGACAGCGTGCGGCCAAAGCGGCGAAGGCCAGGCAGCAAGGTTGA
- a CDS encoding FAD-binding and (Fe-S)-binding domain-containing protein — protein sequence MSLPAAFLSDVAQLIPKDRRFDDPLSTLAFGTDASFYRLIPQLVIRVESEDEVVTLLQLAQRDRVAVTFRAAGTSLSGQAISDSVLIVLGDQWNGREIRGQGLQIRLQPGVIGAQANAWLAPFGRKIGPDPASINACKIGGIVANNASGMCCGTAQNTYHTLAGIRLVLADGSRLDTEDPASIQAFRHTHGELLERLATLGRETRANAELAAKIRHKYRLKNTTGLSLNALVDFDDPLDILSHLLVGSEGTLGFISAVTYDTVIDHPNKASALIVFPDVETCCNAVTVLKTQPVSAVELLDRRSLRSVQNKPGMPAFVQQLSENACALLIESRAATSSLLHEQLALIMASLASFAVEKQVDFTEDPLENARLWAIRKDTFPAVGAVRKTGTTVIIEDITFPVEQLALGVNRLIELFDKHHYDEAILFGHALEGNLHFVFTQGFNSAEEVARYQAFMDDVAQLVAVEFGGSLKAEHGTGRNMAPFVELEWGRDAYQLMWQLKRLLDPNGILNPDVVLSEDPQIHLKHLKPLPAADELVDKCIECGFCEPVCPSKGLTLSPRQRIVIWRDIQAKQRAGVDTTELEAAYRYQGIDTCAATGLCAQRCPVGINTGDLVKKLRSRDADRTKTADWLATHFATALQGARFTLHVANGARMLLGAPRLAKLSATVTRLSKGQVPQWTNAMPQPEKAIRFSPAVTDERPRVVYLAACVSRAMGPAAGDKEQMSLYDKTRGLLEKAGYQVVFPDHQDNLCCGQPFASKGYAEQAEHKRQELIGALLHASRGGLDPIYCDTSPCTLRLTQDLCETRLDLYDPVRFIRTHLMDRLDFTPQEAPIAVHVTCSTQHLGESQALIDLARRCARTVVIPEGIHCCGFAGDKGFTTPELNAHSLRTLKDAVQHCSEGISTSRTCEIGLSQHGGIDYHGLVYLVDRVTQARAH from the coding sequence ATGAGCCTGCCTGCCGCATTCCTGAGCGACGTCGCACAACTGATCCCGAAGGATCGGCGTTTTGACGATCCACTTTCCACCCTCGCCTTCGGCACCGATGCCAGCTTTTACCGATTGATCCCACAGTTGGTGATACGCGTGGAGTCGGAAGACGAAGTCGTCACGCTGCTGCAACTGGCCCAGCGCGACCGCGTCGCCGTGACCTTTCGCGCGGCGGGCACCAGCTTGTCCGGCCAGGCCATCAGCGACTCGGTGCTGATCGTGCTGGGTGATCAGTGGAATGGCCGCGAAATTCGCGGGCAAGGTCTGCAGATCCGCCTGCAACCCGGCGTCATCGGCGCTCAGGCCAATGCCTGGCTGGCGCCATTCGGGCGCAAGATCGGGCCGGACCCGGCGTCCATCAACGCCTGCAAGATAGGCGGCATCGTCGCCAACAACGCCAGCGGCATGTGCTGCGGCACGGCGCAAAATACCTACCACACCCTGGCAGGCATTCGCCTGGTCCTGGCCGATGGCAGCCGCCTGGACACCGAAGACCCCGCCAGCATCCAGGCCTTCCGCCACACCCATGGCGAGCTGCTAGAACGCCTGGCCACACTGGGCCGCGAGACGCGGGCAAACGCCGAACTGGCGGCAAAGATCCGCCACAAATACCGTCTGAAAAATACCACCGGCCTGTCACTGAACGCCCTGGTGGATTTCGATGACCCGCTGGATATCCTTAGCCATTTGCTGGTGGGGTCTGAGGGCACGCTGGGGTTTATCAGCGCCGTGACCTACGACACGGTGATCGATCATCCGAATAAAGCCTCGGCACTCATCGTATTCCCGGACGTCGAAACCTGCTGCAACGCGGTCACCGTGCTGAAAACCCAACCGGTATCGGCGGTTGAGCTGCTGGACCGGCGCAGCCTGCGCTCGGTACAGAACAAACCGGGTATGCCGGCGTTCGTACAGCAACTATCGGAAAATGCCTGCGCGCTGCTGATCGAGTCCCGCGCCGCCACTTCCTCGTTACTGCATGAACAACTGGCGCTGATCATGGCCTCCCTCGCCTCTTTTGCGGTGGAGAAACAGGTCGACTTCACCGAAGACCCGCTGGAAAACGCCCGGCTCTGGGCCATCCGCAAGGACACCTTCCCCGCCGTAGGCGCCGTGCGCAAAACCGGCACTACCGTGATCATCGAGGACATCACCTTCCCGGTCGAGCAACTGGCGCTTGGCGTCAACCGCTTGATCGAACTGTTCGACAAACACCACTACGACGAAGCCATCCTTTTCGGACACGCCCTGGAAGGCAATCTGCACTTCGTCTTCACCCAAGGCTTCAATAGCGCGGAAGAAGTCGCACGCTATCAAGCGTTCATGGACGACGTTGCGCAGTTGGTGGCGGTTGAGTTCGGTGGCTCGTTGAAAGCCGAACACGGCACCGGCCGCAATATGGCGCCGTTTGTCGAACTGGAATGGGGCCGCGATGCCTACCAACTGATGTGGCAGCTCAAGCGCCTGCTCGACCCCAACGGCATCCTCAACCCGGACGTGGTGCTCAGCGAAGACCCGCAGATTCACCTCAAACACCTCAAGCCCCTGCCCGCCGCCGATGAGCTTGTGGATAAGTGCATCGAATGCGGGTTCTGCGAGCCGGTATGCCCGTCGAAAGGTCTGACCCTGAGCCCGCGCCAACGCATCGTGATCTGGCGCGACATCCAGGCCAAACAACGCGCCGGCGTCGATACCACCGAACTGGAAGCGGCCTACCGCTACCAAGGCATCGACACCTGCGCCGCGACCGGCCTCTGCGCCCAACGCTGCCCTGTAGGCATCAATACCGGCGACCTGGTGAAAAAGCTGCGCAGCCGCGACGCCGACCGTACGAAAACCGCCGACTGGCTCGCCACCCATTTCGCCACCGCGCTGCAAGGCGCGCGTTTTACCCTGCATGTCGCCAACGGCGCGCGCATGCTGCTGGGCGCCCCACGCCTGGCGAAGTTATCGGCCACCGTCACCCGACTGTCCAAGGGACAAGTCCCGCAGTGGACCAACGCCATGCCACAACCGGAAAAAGCCATTCGCTTCAGCCCGGCCGTCACCGACGAGCGACCCCGGGTGGTCTACCTGGCGGCGTGCGTCTCACGCGCCATGGGCCCGGCGGCGGGGGATAAAGAGCAGATGTCGCTGTACGACAAAACCCGTGGCCTGCTGGAAAAAGCCGGTTACCAGGTCGTCTTTCCCGACCACCAGGACAATCTGTGCTGCGGCCAGCCCTTCGCCTCCAAAGGCTACGCCGAACAGGCCGAACACAAGCGCCAGGAACTGATCGGCGCCCTGCTCCACGCCAGCCGTGGCGGCCTCGACCCGATCTATTGCGACACCAGCCCGTGCACCCTGCGCCTGACGCAAGACCTGTGCGAGACACGCCTGGACCTCTACGACCCGGTGCGCTTTATCCGCACCCACCTCATGGACCGCCTCGACTTCACGCCGCAGGAAGCGCCCATTGCCGTCCACGTCACCTGCAGCACCCAGCACCTGGGCGAAAGCCAGGCGCTGATCGACCTCGCCCGACGCTGCGCCAGGACCGTCGTCATCCCCGAAGGCATTCACTGCTGCGGCTTCGCCGGCGACAAAGGCTTCACCACCCCGGAACTCAACGCCCACTCACTGCGCACCCTCAAGGACGCGGTGCAACACTGCAGCGAAGGCATCTCCACCAGCCGCACCTGCGAGATCGGCTTGAGCCAGCACGGCGGCATCGACTATCACGGGCTGGTCTACCTCGTGGACCGCGTCACCCAGGCCCGCGCCCATTAA
- a CDS encoding outer membrane protein assembly factor BamE, giving the protein MQNTKLLLTSFTFVGLLALAGCSFPGVYKIDIQQGNVVTQDMIDQLRPGMTRRQVRFIMGNPLLTDTFHADRWDYLYSLQPGGGERQQERVSVIFNGNDQLVSLSGDFMPGVSRDEALLGKDSGTSVTAPAQEAEKPKSEVPAKPGSLLDQIQKDVDGVETVPVPTPQPLDTSPQ; this is encoded by the coding sequence ATGCAAAACACCAAGCTCTTGCTAACCAGTTTCACCTTTGTGGGACTGCTCGCACTCGCCGGTTGTTCATTCCCCGGGGTTTACAAAATCGACATCCAGCAGGGCAATGTCGTCACGCAGGACATGATAGACCAGTTACGCCCGGGAATGACCCGACGGCAAGTACGGTTTATCATGGGTAACCCCCTGCTGACCGACACTTTCCATGCCGATCGCTGGGATTATCTCTACAGTCTCCAGCCTGGCGGCGGTGAGCGCCAGCAGGAGCGCGTCAGCGTCATTTTCAATGGCAATGACCAGCTTGTCAGCCTGTCCGGCGACTTCATGCCTGGCGTCAGCCGCGATGAAGCGCTGCTGGGCAAAGACAGCGGCACCAGCGTGACCGCCCCTGCTCAGGAAGCCGAGAAGCCGAAATCCGAGGTGCCGGCCAAGCCAGGCTCCTTACTGGACCAGATCCAGAAAGACGTCGATGGCGTGGAAACCGTGCCCGTCCCGACGCCACAGCCTCTGGACACCAGCCCGCAGTAA